The proteins below come from a single Tissierella sp. MB52-C2 genomic window:
- a CDS encoding V-type ATP synthase subunit E, with translation MITIDDKLDIFYKLVYKDEEEKCKRFLEEQEERNKKILEAKTSSLMEAKENLLERKRNLAEIQKNEMISKAIEKNRERILSKREELLEDLMQTLEEKAKEFTKTKDYENYVLSKIQDLINEVEEHSIIIGLTEIDLERFKNSIIKIGEESNKEISFSAITKDLIGGFILSDKNKTYNLDNSFKTIIFSNRYEIGKKLHGLLEKTGDLNE, from the coding sequence ATGATTACTATTGATGATAAGTTAGATATTTTCTATAAATTAGTCTATAAAGATGAAGAAGAAAAATGTAAAAGATTCCTGGAAGAACAAGAAGAACGAAACAAAAAGATATTAGAGGCAAAGACATCTAGCCTCATGGAAGCCAAAGAAAATCTATTAGAAAGAAAAAGAAATTTAGCTGAAATTCAAAAAAATGAAATGATTTCTAAGGCTATTGAAAAAAATAGAGAAAGAATACTTTCCAAGAGGGAAGAACTTCTAGAAGATTTAATGCAGACATTAGAAGAGAAAGCAAAGGAATTTACTAAAACTAAAGATTATGAAAACTACGTCCTAAGTAAAATTCAAGATTTAATTAATGAAGTAGAAGAACACAGCATTATCATAGGATTAACGGAAATAGATTTAGAAAGATTTAAAAACTCCATTATAAAAATTGGGGAAGAAAGCAATAAGGAAATATCCTTTAGCGCGATTACAAAGGATTTAATCGGTGGATTTATATTATCAGATAAAAATAAGACTTATAATCTGGATAATAGTTTTAAAACCATTATATTTTCCAATAGATATGAAATCGGTAAAAAGCTACATGGTTTATTAGAAAAGACAGGTGATTTAAATGAATAA
- a CDS encoding cyclic lactone autoinducer peptide, which produces MKKVLIKSIDKISKVAKKIAEESPNTVSTFLYYEPKAPKSIRK; this is translated from the coding sequence ATGAAGAAAGTTCTAATTAAGAGTATAGATAAAATAAGTAAAGTAGCAAAGAAAATTGCTGAAGAGTCTCCAAATACAGTTTCTACATTTTTATATTACGAACCTAAGGCACCGAAGTCTATCAGGAAGTAG
- the feoB gene encoding ferrous iron transport protein B gives MNTIALEGKNLNTIALVGNPNSGKTTLFNALTGSNQHVGNWPGVTVEKKEGKFKHKGEQYNVVDLPGTYSLGAYSEDEVVARDYILKGNPDVVINVVDATNIERNLYLTTQLMEMGVKVVIALNMMDEAKQRNIEINLDKLSKELGVPIVPTIAAKNQGLDILIDKSIEYVKKEKDLNKSFSYGNDIDNEIKQIEEIIDGLDLKYPKKWIAVKLLEGDKEIYSLLSKKESEPLKDQLSALEKKSHEYELEIVDKRYEFIGNIVGRSIKRPSEEKETLTDKIDKIITNKYLGIPIFALIMFLVFQLTFVIGQDLLGGYVATGIEALGEFVVSLLENINSPEWLLAFLSEGVFGGVGSVFEFVPLIMVLYFFLGILEDTGYMARAAYIMDGFMRRLGLHGKSFISMIVGFGCNVPGIMSTRTLDNKKDRMIALLINPFMSCGARLPIYLVFIAAFFPDHGGIVLFSLYALGIIMALIMGKIFSKTLFKGESSHFIMELPPYRLPIFKYVLRDMWSKVWDFLHRAGTIIFVVVSVLWVLSVLPFGVEPYSQESILGRIGTILSPIFVPAGFGTWQATVSLFAGIAAKEAVVAILGMVYAGVSEGTALVTAIQSVFTPLTAVSFMIMVLLYTPCAAVIGTVKHETKSAKWAAFMVIYTFALGWILSVIVYQVGSLLGF, from the coding sequence TTGAATACGATAGCACTTGAAGGCAAAAATTTGAATACAATAGCACTTGTTGGAAATCCAAATAGTGGAAAGACAACTTTATTTAATGCACTAACAGGCTCTAACCAACACGTTGGAAACTGGCCTGGAGTTACTGTTGAGAAAAAAGAAGGAAAGTTTAAGCATAAAGGAGAACAATATAACGTAGTAGACCTTCCAGGTACTTATAGTCTCGGGGCATATTCGGAAGATGAAGTCGTTGCAAGAGACTATATTCTGAAAGGAAATCCAGATGTTGTAATTAATGTAGTAGATGCTACTAATATTGAAAGAAATCTTTATTTAACAACTCAATTAATGGAAATGGGTGTAAAAGTTGTAATTGCTCTTAATATGATGGATGAAGCTAAGCAAAGAAATATTGAGATAAATTTAGATAAGCTATCTAAGGAACTAGGGGTTCCTATAGTACCTACTATTGCTGCTAAAAATCAAGGTCTTGATATCCTAATAGATAAATCCATTGAATATGTAAAAAAAGAAAAAGATTTAAATAAATCCTTTAGTTATGGTAATGATATTGACAATGAAATAAAACAAATAGAAGAAATTATAGATGGACTAGATTTAAAATATCCTAAAAAATGGATAGCAGTAAAACTTTTAGAAGGAGATAAAGAGATATATAGTCTTCTGTCAAAAAAGGAATCTGAACCTCTTAAAGATCAATTATCAGCTTTAGAGAAAAAATCTCATGAATATGAGCTTGAAATAGTAGATAAAAGATATGAATTTATTGGAAATATTGTAGGTAGGTCTATTAAAAGACCATCAGAAGAAAAGGAAACTCTAACTGATAAAATAGACAAAATTATTACTAATAAATATTTAGGAATACCTATATTTGCTTTGATTATGTTTTTAGTATTTCAATTAACTTTTGTAATAGGTCAAGATTTACTTGGCGGTTATGTTGCAACTGGCATTGAAGCCTTAGGAGAATTTGTAGTTTCTCTATTAGAAAATATTAACTCACCTGAATGGCTTCTTGCTTTCCTTTCAGAGGGAGTCTTTGGTGGAGTAGGATCTGTATTTGAATTCGTTCCACTTATTATGGTATTATATTTTTTCTTAGGTATATTGGAAGATACAGGATATATGGCAAGGGCTGCCTATATAATGGACGGATTTATGAGACGTCTTGGTCTTCATGGTAAAAGTTTTATTTCAATGATTGTAGGCTTTGGATGTAACGTTCCTGGTATTATGTCAACTAGAACTTTAGATAACAAAAAGGATAGAATGATTGCATTACTAATTAATCCATTTATGTCCTGCGGAGCTAGACTTCCTATTTATTTAGTGTTTATAGCAGCGTTTTTCCCAGACCACGGTGGAATTGTATTGTTTTCACTTTATGCCTTAGGAATTATAATGGCTTTAATCATGGGTAAGATATTTTCAAAAACATTATTTAAAGGTGAATCTTCCCATTTTATAATGGAATTGCCGCCTTATAGATTACCTATATTTAAATATGTTTTAAGAGATATGTGGAGTAAAGTATGGGACTTCTTACATAGAGCTGGAACTATTATATTTGTAGTTGTTTCTGTTCTTTGGGTATTGTCCGTATTACCATTTGGCGTAGAGCCATATAGTCAAGAAAGTATTCTAGGTAGAATAGGTACTATTTTATCACCTATATTTGTACCTGCTGGTTTTGGTACTTGGCAAGCTACTGTTAGCTTATTCGCAGGAATAGCCGCAAAGGAAGCTGTTGTTGCAATCCTAGGAATGGTTTATGCCGGTGTAAGTGAAGGTACTGCCCTTGTTACTGCAATACAAAGTGTATTTACACCTTTAACTGCTGTATCTTTTATGATAATGGTTCTTTTATACACTCCTTGTGCAGCAGTAATAGGTACTGTAAAACATGAAACTAAGTCTGCTAAGTGGGCTGCCTTCATGGTTATATACACCTTTGCCCTGGGTTGGATATTATCAGTTATTGTATATCAAGTTGGAAGTCTTTTAGGATTTTAG
- a CDS encoding V-type ATP synthase subunit B — translation MKKEYLVLDKVEGALIELSKVHAVGYGEIVEVENNLGEKKLGRVIKIDGDKVVVQVFGSTLGHSVENTKVSFEGRPFEIPLSKDILGRTFNGIGMPIDNGGDIYADNFYNVNGRPINPVSREYPRDYIQTGISSIDGLITLIRGQKLPIFSGSGLPHNELAAQIVRQAKIKVKGKESDNFSIVFAAIGVKHDEAFFFKEAFKKAGVQSKVVMYINYADDPIMERIITPRAALTAAEYLAFEENQHVLVIMTDITSYGEALREVSSLREEVPSRRGYPGYLYSDLAALYERAGMLKDREGSVTLIPILTMPNDDITHPIPDLTGYITEGQIVLSRELHQKNIYPPINVLPSLSRLMKDGIGEGYTREDHPDVSNQLFSAYSKVQDVRSLAQIVGEDDLSHKDKKHMEFGDAFEEKFVTQKHNENRDMENTLDLSWKILSLLPKEELDRLDPALIEKYMK, via the coding sequence GTGAAAAAAGAATATTTAGTATTAGATAAGGTAGAGGGAGCATTAATTGAATTATCAAAAGTTCATGCAGTTGGATATGGAGAAATCGTTGAAGTTGAGAATAATTTAGGTGAAAAGAAACTTGGCAGGGTTATCAAAATAGATGGAGATAAAGTAGTAGTACAGGTTTTTGGTTCTACCTTAGGTCATTCTGTAGAAAATACTAAGGTAAGCTTTGAAGGAAGACCCTTTGAAATCCCATTATCTAAGGATATACTAGGAAGAACTTTTAATGGAATAGGTATGCCAATAGATAATGGTGGAGATATATATGCAGACAACTTTTACAATGTAAACGGTAGACCGATAAATCCCGTATCTAGAGAATATCCAAGGGATTATATTCAAACAGGAATATCTTCAATAGATGGGCTTATTACCCTTATTAGGGGACAGAAGCTGCCTATATTCTCGGGTTCAGGATTACCCCATAATGAATTGGCAGCACAAATAGTTAGACAGGCAAAGATTAAAGTAAAGGGTAAGGAAAGTGACAACTTTTCAATAGTTTTTGCAGCCATAGGTGTAAAACATGATGAAGCATTTTTCTTCAAAGAAGCCTTTAAGAAAGCAGGAGTTCAGAGCAAGGTAGTTATGTATATTAATTATGCAGATGACCCTATAATGGAAAGAATCATAACACCAAGGGCAGCTCTAACGGCAGCAGAATACCTAGCCTTTGAAGAAAATCAACACGTATTAGTTATAATGACAGATATAACTAGCTATGGTGAAGCTCTTAGAGAAGTTTCTTCCCTAAGAGAAGAAGTACCAAGTAGAAGAGGTTATCCAGGGTATCTTTACTCTGATTTAGCAGCATTATATGAAAGGGCAGGTATGTTAAAGGATAGGGAAGGTTCAGTAACATTAATACCAATACTTACAATGCCAAATGATGATATAACCCACCCTATACCAGACTTAACTGGATATATAACAGAGGGACAGATAGTATTATCAAGAGAACTTCATCAGAAGAATATTTATCCACCTATAAATGTACTCCCTTCATTATCAAGACTTATGAAAGACGGTATCGGTGAAGGCTATACAAGGGAAGATCATCCAGATGTATCTAACCAATTATTTTCTGCATATTCTAAGGTTCAAGATGTTAGATCCTTGGCACAGATAGTAGGTGAAGATGATTTATCTCATAAGGATAAAAAACATATGGAGTTTGGAGATGCTTTTGAAGAAAAATTTGTTACCCAAAAGCATAATGAAAATAGAGATATGGAAAATACATTAGATTTATCATGGAAAATTCTTTCACTATTACCTAAAGAAGAATTAGATAGACTAGACCCAGCCTTAATAGAAAAGTATATGAAATAA
- a CDS encoding GHKL domain-containing protein, translating to MEKSNIILSLLFAIVDNMLFVGILSRFRNSKNNYKIIDFLLIIIVSIVTCIFAQFGITPYLKLILISILLFFITFLYDIKLHQRILSVVIYYFILIISELLITSLASEVLGKTAIELNFPYAYFYLGLFSKFLSILLFMLISNKFLNKSIVLPKVLNYLMIGVLSLSSISMILLFYSSLGLSPKGIAFTLFIICLFTLFTSLGTMIMYFKANTFYINLQKETTKRIYNRSYEKFIINSELKNDTLSKIWHDIGNHIKILEKMDIVENKAYINSIKERFKSIPNKISTGNKLIDIILNDKYTEATIHKIDLDIKAISPPNLDIDDMDLSSILFNTIDNAIEACLNCNEKNRYIYLELYLDGNFLFYKIKNSYNSIKDNSSKKFYFNKKKYLSSGYGISIIADISNKYDGYMDIKKDDNEYSLTIILPLNDHPIQEMTT from the coding sequence ATGGAAAAGTCTAATATTATATTAAGTTTGTTATTTGCCATAGTGGATAATATGCTTTTTGTAGGTATATTATCTAGATTTAGAAACTCTAAAAATAATTATAAAATCATTGATTTTCTTTTAATTATTATTGTATCTATTGTTACATGTATATTCGCCCAATTTGGTATTACTCCGTACTTGAAACTAATTCTTATATCTATTTTATTATTTTTCATAACCTTCTTATATGATATTAAACTTCATCAACGTATTTTAAGTGTTGTAATATATTATTTTATATTAATTATTTCAGAGCTATTAATCACTTCACTAGCTTCAGAAGTTTTAGGTAAAACTGCAATAGAATTAAATTTTCCATATGCTTATTTTTATTTAGGATTATTTAGCAAATTTTTATCTATATTACTCTTTATGTTAATCAGTAATAAATTTTTAAATAAAAGTATTGTTCTACCGAAAGTTCTAAATTATCTAATGATAGGGGTTTTGTCTTTGTCCAGTATTTCAATGATATTATTATTTTATTCTAGTTTAGGATTATCCCCTAAAGGCATAGCTTTTACTTTATTTATCATATGCTTGTTTACTTTATTTACTAGTCTAGGTACTATGATAATGTATTTCAAGGCAAATACCTTTTATATTAATTTACAAAAAGAAACTACCAAAAGGATTTATAATAGATCTTATGAAAAGTTTATTATAAATAGTGAACTAAAAAATGATACCTTATCTAAAATATGGCATGATATAGGAAACCATATTAAGATATTAGAGAAAATGGATATAGTAGAAAATAAAGCTTATATAAATTCAATAAAAGAAAGGTTTAAATCTATTCCAAATAAAATAAGTACAGGAAATAAATTAATAGATATAATATTAAATGATAAATATACAGAAGCAACTATCCATAAAATAGACCTTGATATAAAAGCAATTTCTCCTCCTAACCTGGATATTGATGATATGGATTTAAGCTCTATTTTATTTAATACTATAGATAATGCAATAGAAGCCTGTTTAAATTGCAATGAAAAAAATAGATATATTTATTTGGAATTATATCTTGATGGAAATTTTTTATTTTATAAGATTAAAAATAGTTATAATTCTATTAAAGATAATTCTTCTAAGAAATTCTATTTTAATAAAAAGAAGTATCTCTCTTCTGGATATGGTATTAGCATAATAGCGGATATTTCAAATAAATATGATGGATATATGGATATAAAGAAAGATGATAATGAATATTCACTTACTATTATTCTTCCTTTAAATGACCATCCAATCCAAGAAATGACCACTTAA
- a CDS encoding nicotinate phosphoribosyltransferase — protein MISLDWKDRKNLTMLADFYEFTMANGYLENGMGEQIAYFDMFFRAIPDDGGFAIMAGVEQLIEYLRNLKFDEEDIDYFESKNIFSQSFLDYLRDFKFKCDVWAIPEGTPIFPQEPIVVVRGPVIQAQLIETMVLLTINHQSLIATKANRIVRAANGRTVMEFGSRRAQGYEGAILGARAAYIGGCIGTANTIVDRDFDIPAMGTMAHSWVQMFPTELDAFRAYARTYPNNCTLLIDTYNTLKQGLPNAIQVFNEEIVPRGFRPKGIRIDSGDIAYLSKECRRILDDAGFSDCDIIASSSLDEYVIRDLLIQGAEIDSFGVGERLITAKSQPVFGGVYKLTTVEREGQLIPTIKVSENVGKITTPGFKQVYRLFDNATKKAIADVITLHDEIIDTSRPYEIFHPLYTWKRKTLENFHAKKLLVQIFDKGICIYENPNIHEIKNHCKEQLDLMWDEVKRFEKPHRYFVDLSQDLWNIKNQLLEKHK, from the coding sequence ATGATAAGCCTAGATTGGAAGGATAGAAAGAATCTTACTATGTTAGCCGATTTTTATGAATTTACCATGGCTAATGGTTATTTAGAAAATGGTATGGGAGAGCAAATTGCTTATTTTGATATGTTCTTTAGAGCAATACCTGATGATGGTGGTTTTGCCATTATGGCAGGTGTGGAGCAATTAATAGAATATCTAAGGAATCTTAAATTTGATGAAGAAGACATAGATTATTTTGAATCTAAAAACATATTCTCTCAAAGCTTTTTAGATTATTTAAGAGACTTTAAATTTAAATGTGATGTATGGGCTATTCCAGAGGGAACTCCAATATTTCCTCAAGAACCTATTGTCGTAGTCCGTGGACCTGTAATACAGGCTCAACTTATAGAAACAATGGTACTCTTAACTATAAACCATCAAAGTTTGATAGCTACTAAGGCTAATAGAATAGTTAGGGCAGCCAATGGTAGAACTGTAATGGAATTTGGTTCTAGACGTGCTCAAGGATACGAAGGTGCAATCCTCGGTGCTAGAGCTGCATATATTGGCGGATGTATAGGAACAGCCAACACCATAGTAGATAGAGACTTTGATATTCCTGCCATGGGTACAATGGCTCATAGCTGGGTTCAAATGTTTCCCACAGAATTAGATGCCTTTAGGGCCTATGCTAGAACTTATCCAAATAATTGTACACTTTTAATAGATACATACAATACTCTAAAGCAAGGATTGCCAAATGCCATACAAGTATTCAATGAAGAAATTGTACCACGTGGATTTAGACCTAAAGGTATTAGAATAGATAGTGGAGATATTGCCTATCTATCTAAAGAATGTCGTAGAATTTTGGATGACGCAGGATTTAGTGATTGTGACATAATTGCTTCCAGTTCCCTAGATGAATATGTAATTAGAGACTTACTTATTCAAGGAGCAGAAATTGACTCCTTTGGAGTTGGAGAGAGACTTATAACTGCAAAATCACAGCCTGTATTTGGTGGTGTTTATAAGTTGACAACTGTAGAAAGAGAAGGACAGCTTATTCCTACAATAAAAGTCAGTGAAAACGTAGGCAAAATAACTACACCAGGTTTTAAACAAGTATATAGATTGTTTGATAATGCTACTAAAAAAGCAATAGCTGACGTAATTACTTTACATGATGAGATAATCGATACTAGTAGACCTTACGAAATATTCCATCCCCTATATACTTGGAAAAGAAAGACATTGGAAAATTTCCATGCTAAAAAGCTTTTGGTACAAATATTTGATAAAGGTATTTGCATATATGAAAATCCAAATATACATGAAATAAAAAACCATTGTAAAGAACAATTAGATTTAATGTGGGATGAAGTAAAAAGGTTTGAAAAGCCACATAGATATTTTGTAGATTTATCTCAGGATTTATGGAATATTAAAAACCAGTTGCTGGAAAAACATAAATAG
- a CDS encoding V-type ATP synthase subunit A, whose protein sequence is MNNLVGKISMINGPVILGEEMTGFKMREMVLVGDKKLIGEIISIDGEYGTVQVYEETEGLKRGEKIVSTGKPLSLKLGPGMLGNMFDGIQRPLKKIRDDFGSFIPEGIGLISIDEEKLWEVNINVEMGQFLKEGEIFGTVQETSLINHKLLVPVGLEGKVTKVIKNGKYNIEEELVEIEDGEGNKYSLKMYQEWPVRVSRPIKERLPITKLLATGQRVLDIFFPIAKGGTAAIPGGFGTGKTMTQHQLAKWSDADIIIYIGCGERGNEMTEVLEDFPELIDPKTGRAIVERTVLIANTSNMPVAAREASIYTGITMAEYFRDMGYHVAIMADSTSRWAEALREISGRLEEMPAEEGYPAYLPSRLAQFYERAGYVKSLSGNEGSVTIIGAVSPAGGDFSEPVTENTKRFVNVFLGLDRELAYSRHYPAINWLNSYSGYMEMLRNYYEMELNEEVDGFRGKMLRLLFEESRLLEIVLLVGEDVLPDDQRLILEVARVIKIGFLQQNAFHKEDTYVPLKKQLEMLKTIDLLYERGLQAIKKNIPISKVRNGAIYDEVIKMKYSIPNDNIGKIEELKNMINDFYNKLELDYSK, encoded by the coding sequence ATGAATAACTTAGTTGGTAAAATCTCTATGATCAACGGTCCTGTAATACTTGGAGAAGAAATGACTGGATTTAAAATGAGAGAAATGGTATTAGTAGGAGACAAAAAACTCATTGGTGAGATTATATCCATAGATGGAGAATACGGCACAGTTCAGGTATATGAAGAAACAGAAGGTTTAAAAAGAGGAGAAAAGATAGTTTCAACTGGAAAGCCTTTGTCCCTAAAACTAGGTCCTGGTATGTTAGGCAATATGTTTGATGGTATTCAAAGGCCTCTAAAGAAAATAAGAGATGATTTTGGCAGCTTTATTCCAGAAGGTATAGGTCTTATATCTATAGATGAAGAAAAATTATGGGAAGTAAATATAAATGTAGAAATGGGACAATTCCTTAAAGAAGGGGAAATATTTGGTACGGTGCAGGAGACATCTTTAATTAATCACAAACTTCTAGTACCAGTAGGACTAGAAGGGAAAGTAACTAAGGTAATAAAAAATGGAAAATATAATATTGAAGAAGAGCTAGTAGAAATAGAAGATGGCGAAGGAAATAAGTATTCTCTTAAAATGTATCAGGAATGGCCTGTTAGAGTTTCAAGACCAATAAAAGAAAGATTGCCTATAACTAAATTATTAGCCACAGGACAAAGGGTTCTAGATATTTTCTTTCCCATAGCGAAGGGTGGAACTGCTGCAATTCCTGGAGGATTTGGTACAGGAAAGACTATGACTCAGCACCAACTGGCAAAATGGTCAGATGCAGATATTATAATATATATTGGTTGCGGTGAAAGAGGAAACGAAATGACAGAAGTACTGGAGGACTTTCCAGAACTAATAGATCCTAAAACTGGGAGAGCTATAGTAGAAAGAACTGTCCTTATAGCTAATACATCAAATATGCCAGTAGCAGCAAGGGAAGCCAGTATTTATACAGGAATTACCATGGCAGAATACTTTAGAGATATGGGATATCATGTGGCAATAATGGCAGACTCCACTTCCCGTTGGGCAGAGGCTTTACGTGAAATATCAGGAAGACTAGAGGAAATGCCGGCAGAAGAAGGCTATCCAGCATATTTGCCTTCTAGACTTGCCCAATTCTATGAGAGAGCAGGATATGTAAAATCTCTTTCAGGTAATGAAGGTTCTGTAACTATTATAGGTGCAGTATCTCCCGCAGGAGGGGATTTCTCTGAGCCAGTTACAGAAAACACCAAAAGATTTGTAAATGTATTTTTAGGACTAGATAGAGAACTAGCTTATTCAAGACATTATCCAGCTATAAACTGGTTGAATAGTTATAGTGGATATATGGAAATGCTCCGAAACTATTACGAAATGGAGTTAAATGAAGAAGTAGATGGATTTCGAGGAAAGATGTTAAGACTTTTATTTGAGGAAAGCAGGCTCCTTGAAATAGTTCTTTTAGTTGGTGAAGATGTGTTGCCTGATGATCAAAGATTAATTCTTGAGGTTGCTAGAGTGATAAAAATAGGATTTTTACAGCAAAATGCTTTCCATAAGGAGGATACCTACGTACCTTTAAAGAAACAATTAGAAATGTTAAAAACCATAGATTTGTTATATGAAAGAGGATTGCAAGCTATAAAGAAAAACATACCTATTTCTAAAGTAAGAAATGGAGCAATTTATGATGAAGTTATTAAGATGAAATATTCTATACCTAACGATAATATAGGAAAGATAGAAGAATTAAAAAATATGATTAATGATTTTTACAATAAATTAGAATTAGATTATTCTAAATAG
- a CDS encoding LytTR family DNA-binding domain-containing protein: MFKIGICEDNKDFLSELRLIIEKKFIQHNINCEIDCFYSGEEVLDNIFNLRKTYDIIFFDIELQGLNGIETARKVREVDKNTIFIFITYLNEKVYEALDLTIFHFIRKSHFHKEVNSVLDSLIKKLEYLTKKYFFPIGDNDIYLKLYDIIYFEVVDRTVIIHTLDITYTSNYRSLKDIPYDLTGKHFFEIYRGIMINLNHVEDFINDKVILSNGDTFYIARRRINNFKKEFYRYISTKREG; the protein is encoded by the coding sequence GTGTTTAAAATTGGAATTTGTGAAGACAATAAAGATTTCTTATCTGAATTGAGGTTAATAATTGAGAAAAAATTTATCCAACATAATATTAATTGCGAAATAGATTGTTTTTATTCTGGGGAAGAGGTTCTTGACAATATATTTAATTTAAGGAAAACCTATGATATTATCTTTTTCGATATAGAACTACAAGGATTAAATGGAATAGAAACAGCACGAAAAGTTAGAGAAGTTGATAAAAATACTATATTTATATTTATTACATATTTAAACGAGAAAGTATATGAAGCCTTAGACCTGACAATCTTTCATTTCATAAGAAAAAGCCATTTTCACAAAGAGGTTAATTCAGTCCTTGATTCATTAATTAAGAAACTTGAATATTTAACTAAAAAATATTTCTTTCCTATAGGCGATAACGATATTTATCTTAAACTCTATGATATTATATACTTTGAAGTGGTGGATAGAACTGTAATTATACATACCCTAGATATTACTTATACTTCAAATTATCGTTCTCTAAAAGATATTCCTTATGATTTAACAGGGAAACATTTCTTTGAAATATATAGAGGAATTATGATAAATCTTAATCATGTGGAAGATTTTATAAATGATAAGGTTATTCTTTCCAATGGAGATACTTTCTATATTGCAAGAAGAAGAATTAATAACTTTAAGAAAGAATTCTATAGATATATTTCAACTAAAAGAGAGGGATAA
- a CDS encoding accessory gene regulator B family protein gives MISQFIRRYVSWSTTDDEIGVILYGMKIIGTSILTALIIVLIGIIMRQTVSSIIYLGVLILLRRNMGGYHSKTYLGCLFITSLNFIIIGLLEIYLDSTLKQILGIIFIIYSTVKIYTTKPIVHTNRTVDEDTINKSIVKKDKWLSVILVLATICHVLIVLDIVDVLNYFFAISSSLMVVALSI, from the coding sequence GTGATAAGTCAATTTATTAGAAGATATGTTTCTTGGTCAACAACAGATGATGAAATAGGGGTAATACTCTATGGAATGAAGATCATAGGAACTAGTATATTAACGGCCTTAATTATTGTATTAATTGGAATAATTATGAGACAGACTGTATCATCAATTATCTACTTAGGTGTGTTAATTTTACTTAGGAGAAATATGGGAGGATACCATAGTAAGACGTACTTAGGATGTTTATTTATTACAAGCCTAAACTTTATAATAATAGGACTTTTAGAAATATATTTAGATTCCACCCTAAAGCAGATTCTGGGAATAATATTTATTATTTATTCCACAGTAAAAATCTATACCACTAAACCTATAGTACATACAAATAGAACTGTAGATGAAGATACTATAAATAAAAGTATTGTAAAAAAGGATAAATGGTTAAGTGTCATATTGGTTTTGGCAACTATATGCCATGTATTAATAGTATTAGATATAGTAGATGTACTTAATTACTTCTTTGCCATTAGTAGTTCTTTAATGGTAGTAGCATTAAGTATTTAA
- a CDS encoding V-type ATP synthase subunit D: MVVYKMTPTKANLIKAKGSLGFAKKGYELLDRKRTVLIREMMSLIDRASELQERIDIEFKQAYEALKLANITIGSEYVSELASSIAKEESFDILFKSVMGVEVPIIKREDTILTTEYGFFRTNPAFDKAVLKFTDIKNLIYELAELENSVYKLAMEIKKTQKRANALDKIQIPKYTSTIKYIEEVLEEKEREDFFRLKRVKGK, translated from the coding sequence ATGGTAGTATATAAAATGACCCCTACAAAAGCAAACTTAATTAAAGCTAAAGGTTCCCTTGGATTTGCGAAGAAGGGTTATGAGTTATTAGATAGAAAGAGAACAGTTTTAATTAGAGAAATGATGTCTCTAATAGATAGGGCTAGTGAACTACAGGAGAGAATAGATATTGAGTTTAAGCAGGCCTATGAAGCTTTAAAGCTAGCCAATATAACCATAGGCAGTGAATATGTAAGTGAACTAGCAAGTTCTATTGCAAAGGAAGAGAGTTTTGATATATTATTTAAATCTGTAATGGGAGTAGAAGTACCCATTATAAAAAGGGAAGACACTATTCTTACGACAGAGTATGGTTTTTTTAGAACAAATCCAGCCTTTGACAAAGCAGTACTAAAATTTACAGATATAAAAAATCTTATATATGAATTAGCAGAGCTAGAAAACTCAGTATATAAATTAGCCATGGAAATAAAAAAGACACAAAAAAGAGCCAACGCCCTAGATAAAATCCAAATTCCTAAATATACTTCTACTATTAAATATATAGAGGAAGTATTGGAAGAAAAGGAAAGAGAAGATTTCTTTAGATTAAAGAGAGTTAAGGGAAAATAA